The following coding sequences are from one Papilio machaon chromosome 8, ilPapMach1.1, whole genome shotgun sequence window:
- the LOC106720253 gene encoding allantoicase, translating to MFERIKPGFVELSELASAGAGGKVVFSTDDFFATCENMISDSEPVFIEDKYTEFGKWMDGWETRRKRVAGHDWCILKLATKCIIKGFLVDTAFFTGNYAPKYSIQAACLTPEEESLLPRRIEAIGTASSEDDLEQIEKLESDKWEEIVPITALQPGYEETRHNYQKVLSDEAWTHIRVNMFPDGGIARLRVFGEPRPERPALTDIVDLVSVVNGGCCVGFSNAHFGHPKNIIKPGKGRAMSDGWETARRLDRPNIIEANADGTLKLQGNEWAVFKLGFPGTIKKICVDTTHFKGNFPDSVKFEGVYLDLCNWTESKEIPWQTILNSSKLSANKEHWYKVESEIITHLRVTIAPDGGLSRIKIFGLVENSEY from the exons atgtttgaacGTATAAAACCAGGTTTTGTTGAATTGAGTGAACTAGCAAGTGCTGGT GCAGGTGGTAAAGTCGTCTTTTCAACTGATGACTTTTTCGCGACTTGCGAGAACATGATATCAGACAGTGAGCCCGTATTTATAGAAGATAAATATACCGAGTTCGGCAAATGGATGGACGGCTGGGAGACGAGGAGAAAACGCGTTGCGGGCCACGACTGGTGCATACTCAAACTTGCTACCAAATGTATTATCAAAG gTTTTCTTGTCGATACGGCATTTTTTACTGGTAACTATGCGCCCAAGTATTCAATTCAGGCTGCTTGTTTAACACCAGAAG AGGAATCTCTTTTACCACGAAGAATTGAAGCAATTGGAACAGCCTCAAGCGAAGATGATCTAGAACAAATTGAAAAACTAGAATCAGACAAATGGGAAGAAATAGTACCGATTACCGCATTGCAGCCAGGCTATGAAGAAACAAGACATAATTACCAAAAG GTACTTAGTGACGAGGCATGGACTCACATTCGTGTGAACATGTTCCCCGATGGTGGTATAGCCCGACTGCGCGTGTTCGGCGAGCCGCGGCCGGAACGACCTGCACTAACTGATATCGTAGACTTGGTGTCTGTCGTTAACGGAGGCTGTTGTGTTG GGTTCTCAAACGCTCACTTCGGTCACCCTAAGAACATAATAAAGCCGGGCAAGGGCAGAGCGATGTCTGATGGCTGGGAGACTGCGCGCAGACTCGACAGACCTAACATCATTGAAGCTAACGCAGATGGAACTCTTAAATTACaag GAAATGAATGGGCCGTATTTAAATTAGGATTCCCGGGAACAATAAAGAAGATTTGCGTGGACACAACACATTTCAAAGGAAATTTTCCAGACTCTGTGAAATTTGAAGGTGTTTATTTAGATCTTTGTAATTGGACTGAATCAAAAGAGATCCCTTggcaaacaatattaaattcaagcAAG cTGTCAGCAAACAAGGAACATTGGTACAAAGTTGAATCAGAAATCATCACCCATTTAAGAGTAACGATAGCTCCCGATGGCGGATTgagtagaattaaaatattcggATTGGTAGAGAATTCGgaatactaa